From one Lolium rigidum isolate FL_2022 chromosome 4, APGP_CSIRO_Lrig_0.1, whole genome shotgun sequence genomic stretch:
- the LOC124707240 gene encoding alpha-1,3-arabinosyltransferase XAT2-like — protein MKAVERAKLVRSLRQESRRLRLLVLVIGFFLVTLTFVVVSKPDALLFNLNGRLSVDQAPRSLLIRQTVDDDARGQGSAAQDPKVVDDDDQGTGEEDDEKRVLTSEPEQAKTEEETTASRLLGSGAKGEKKGTDEGHQHGHHKMTLPTVSNYTIRDTEDSDNAKQEDSKSDAETELGAVADKSDASGRSRQQALNNAGWERKPLCDFSNFRANVCEMRGNIKIHPNASSVMYMEPASSKRNEQWKIKPYPRKGDELCLGKLRELTVKSSKVAPECTKYHNVPAVVFALTGYTGNLFHDFTDVLVPLFTTASEFNGEVQFLITDMAVWWTNKYHVVFEKLSKYPLIDFNKDGDVHCFKHAIVGLHAYMEFTIDPTKAPHNYSMVDFNRFMRRTYLLPRDTVSALGEIPKSKPRLLIISRMRTRMFLNLPEIIKMAEELGFEVVVEEANVSSDLSHFSKVVNSVDVMMGVHGAGLTNCVFLPDKATLIQIVPWGGIEGVCRIDFGNPSEQMGLRYKQYSIAVHESSLTDQYPLDHEIFKNPLAFHKGFEFIRQTFMDKQNVRLDCNRFRPVLLETLDQLNQ, from the exons ATGAAGGCCGTGGAGCGCGCGAAGCTGGTGCGGAGCCTGCGGCAGGAGTCGCGCCGCCTGCGCCTGCTCGTCCTCGTCatcggcttcttcctcgtcaccctCACCTTCGTCGTCGTCTCCAAGCCCGACGCCCTCCTCTTCAACC TGAACGGGCGGCTGTCGGTGGACCAGGCGCCGCGCTCGCTCCTGATCCGCCagaccgtcgacgacgacgcccgGGGCCAGGGATCCGCGGCCCAGGACCCCAAGGTGGTGGACGACGACGACCAAG GGACGGGTGAAGAAGATGACGAGAAGCGGGTGCTCACCAGCGAGCCCGAACAGGCCAAAACCGAGGAAGAAACCACCGCATCTCGGCTGTTAG GTAGTGGAGCTAAAGGGGAGAAGAAAGGCACGGATGAGGGGCACCAGCATGGGCATCACAAGATGACCCTGCCAACCGTTTCTAACTACACCATCCGTGATACTGAGGATAGTGACAATGCCAAACAAGAAG ATAGCAAATCAGATGCGGAAACTGAGCTTGgagcggttgccgacaaaagtgaTGCCAGCGGTAGATCTCGGCAACAAG CTTTGAATAATGCGGGGTGGGAGAGGAAACCACTTTGTGATTTCTCAAACTTCAGGGCTAATGTCTGCGAGATGCGGGGCAATATTAAGATCCACCCGAACGCAAGCTCGGTGATGTACATGGAACCTGCCAGCTCAAAGAGAAATGAGCAATGGAAAATTAAGCCCTACCCTCGTAAAGGTGACGAACTCTGCCTCGGCAAGCTTAGAGAGCTGACAGTGAAATCAAGCAAAGTGGCACCTGAGTGCACCAAGTACCACAATGTGCCTGCTGTGGTATTTGCTCTGACTGGATACACCGGAAATCTGTTCCACGACTTCACCGACGTGCTTGTCCCCCTCTTCACAACAGCAAGCGAGTTCAATGGTGAGGTTCAGTTCCTAATCACAGATATGGCTGTTTGGTGGACAAACAAGTACCATGTGGTGTTTGAGAAGCTATCCAAGTACCCTCTGATTGATTTCAACAAAGATGGCGATGTGCATTGCTTCAAGCATGCCATTGTTGGTCTTCATGCTTACATGGAGTTCACGATCGACCCCACAAAGGCTCCTCACAATTACTCCATGGTGGATTTTAACAGATTCATGCGCAGGACGTATTTATTGCCTAGGGATACCGTGTCTGCACTTGGTGAGATCCCCAAGTCCAAACCGAGATTGCTTATCATCTCAAGGATGAGAACAAGAATGTTCCTCAATCTCCCTGAGATCATCAAAATGGCTGAGGAATTGGGCTTTGAGGTTGTGGTTGAAGAAGCCAATGTGAGCTCTGACCTCTCCCATTTCTCCAAGGTAGTCAACTCCGTCGACGTGATGATGGGTGTCCATGGTGCTGGGCTCACAAACTGTGTGTTCTTACCAGACAAGGCCACGTTAATTCAGATTGTGCCATGGGGTGGCATAGAAGGTGTGTGCCGGATTGATTTCGGCAACCCATCGGAGCAAATGGGCCTGCGGTACAAGCAGTACAGCATCGCCGTGCACGAGAGCAGTCTCACTGATCAATACCCACTGGATCATGAGATCTTCAAGAACCCGCTTGCTTTCCACAAGGGATTCGAGTTCATCAGGCAGACCTTCATGGATAAGCAGAACGTCAGGCTCGACTGCAACCGGTTCAGGCCTGTGCTTCTGGAGACACTTGACCAACTAAACCAATAG
- the LOC124648390 gene encoding putative pentatricopeptide repeat-containing protein At3g25970, which yields MLRSLPLLLLHSALSSKPTPSRLLSSAAAATTTGRTVARSGGTYGTVSAVLEIVGPIELLFPSSEARLYVRLLRRCALDALAAGAAGAVHGHVLKRGFAPDTLVANVLIDTYAKGGSLAACRRLFDEMPHRDVASWCTAISAHASRGLWVEAIAMFKGLLSSEVKPNRFVISSVLNACARSGVLELGLVVHGLVIKSGLGVDRFVEVGFVDMYAKCGNVGCSLRFFSEIPVKSSVAWNAMISGFVQNGCVVEAAELYRDMHRVGIAMDVVSLRLAASVAATLEMFELCRSIHVYALKVGLGRDCFVVSELVKSAGRVGDTQYIGGLVAAVRRREASLYALAVAGYHSNGCQEEAVKLAEHLLSSGLSLREGDVVTVLDVCHVEEEVQQVHAYALKSGSFSYINVSNALISVYSELGSLVHAEAIFRTAHSRDVVSWAAIMAGCAKNLQFEKAFGYFGGLRNSGAPLDQHCIATITNICTGLQDIDKGQQIHTLALKVGILAVDFISASLVNMYAKCYHMDCAAELFSRTLFPRNLVVTNAMLTGYCWNFLPEKALLLFCSEYHSGLRPDHFTCSTVLRACSDIGAKEAGEQIHGYLIKSGSEYMDVVVGNAIIDLYVKCGHIASACRFFHSMRSWSINSYAMLMLGYLQNRCSDEALQLFSKMQHSGLRANRVTFARILRGCADLCAINLGRQLHASIIKMGLISDVYVANALVGMYKRSDSLMEPIRDSPEISAGNGLELNITDNCYSEQRDGNRNLEEIGLFTLEEEKDHETSAHARKISIGAASQFYETPVPIQMLGHELRINTISGNGRNDKCSKSKVFLGTGYQGNRGGSLKLFNLLQADSTGPDQFVLVVFIDNSLLKIKDTRFVNLELMRRSGVAPALGFPP from the coding sequence ATGTTACGGTCTCTCCCTCTGCTACTCCTCCACTCCGCGCTCTCCTCCAAGCCGACCCCATCTAGGCTGctctcttccgccgccgccgccaccaccaccgggcgCACCGTTGCACGAAGCGGCGGCACCTATGGGACCGTCTCAGCCGTGCTGGAGATCGTGGGACCCATCGAGCTCCTCTTCCCGTCCTCCGAGGCGCGCCTCTACGTGCGCCTGCTGCGCCGCTGCGCGCTCGACGCGCTCGCCGCCGGCGCTGCCGGCGCCGTCCACGGGCACGTCCTCAAGCGCGGCTTCGCCCCCGACACGCTCGTCGCCAACGTCCTCATCGACACCTACGCCAAGGGCGGCTCCCTGGCGGCCTGCCGCcggctgttcgacgaaatgccgcaCAGGGACGTCGCGTCCTGGTGCACCGCCATCTCCGCGCAcgccagcaggggcctctgggtcGAGGCCATCGCGATGTTCAAGGGGCTCTTGTCCTCCGAGGTGAAGCCAAACCGGTTCGTCATATCGTCCGTGCTCAACGCATGCGCCAGGTCCGGTGTCCTGGAGCTGGGGCTCGTGGTGCATGGGCTGGTGATCAAGTCAGGTCTAGGTGTTGATAGGTTCGTGGAGGTTGGGTTCGTCGATATGTACGCCAAATGTGGCAATGTGGGCTGTTCTCTTAGGTTCTTCAGTGAAATCCCGGTGAAGAGCTCGGTTGCTTGGAATGCAATGATTTCAGGTTTTGTTCAGAATGGATGTGTTGTGGAGGCTGCGGAGCTCTACAGGGATATGCATAGAGTTGGGATTGCAATGGACGTGGTGTCGCTGAGGTTAGCTGCATCGGTCGCTGCTACTCTGGAAATGTTTGAGCTATGTAGGAGCATTCATGTTTATGCACTTAAAGTGGGGCTGGGAAGagattgttttgttgtgtctgaGCTGGTCAAGTCAGCCGGGAGGGTAGGTGATACTCAGTACATTGGAGGGCTTGTTGCTGCAGTTAGAAGGCGTGAGGCGTCTTTGTATGCTTTGGCTGTAGCAGGCTATCACTCAAACGGTTGTCAGGAGGAAGCAGTGAAACTTGCAGAACATCTTCTTTCTTCAGGTCTCAGTTTAAGGGAAGGAGATGTGGTCACTGTGTTAGATGTTTGTCATGTCGAGGAGGAAGTTCAACAGGTACATGCTTATGCACTGAAATCTGGAAGCTTCTCGTACATAAATGTAAGTAATGCTCTTATATCGGTGTACTCTGAACTTGGATCGCTGGTGCACGCTGAAGCAATATTCAGAACCGCACACTCGCGAGATGTTGTATCGTGGGCTGCAATCATGGCAGGCTGTGCCAAGAACCTCCAATTTGAAAAGGCATTTGGTTATTTCGGAGGGTTAAGAAACTCTGGAGCACCATTAGATCAGCACTGTATTGCTACTATCACAAATATATGCACCGGACTTCAAGACATTGATAAGGGACAGCAGATTCACACTCTAGCCCTTAAAGTTGGCATATTGGCTGTTGACTTCATTAGCGCATCCCTAGTAAACATGTATGCAAAATGCTATCACATGGACTGTGCTGCTGAGTTATTCTCCCGCACATTGTTTCCGAGAAATCTTGTTGTAACTAATGCGATGCTGACCGGGTATTGCTGGAATTTCCTGCCAGAGAAAGCTCTTCTGCTCTTTTGCAGCGAATATCATTCTGGTCTGCGTCCTGATCATTTCACTTGCTCAACTGTTCTACGTGCATGTTCCGATATTGGTGCAAAGGAGGCTGGTGAACAGATTCATGGCTATCTTATCAAGTCTGGTTCTGAATACATGGATGTGGTTGTTGGAAATGCGATCATAGACCTTTATGTGAAGTGTGGACACATTGCCAGTGCTTGCAGATTTTTCCATAGCATGCGAAGTTGGAGCATTAATTCATATGCAATGTTAATGTTGGGTTATCTTCAGAACAGATGCAGTGATGAAGCTCTTCAACTTTTCTCCAAAATGCAGCACAGTGGCTTGCGCGCAAATCGTGTTACCTTTGCAAGAATTTTACGGGGATGTGCTGACCTATGTGCCATTAATTTGGGAAGACAACTGCATGCTTCCATTATAAAAATGGGTTTGATTTCTGATGTATACGTTGCAAATGCACTTGTGGGAATGTACAAAAGATCTGACAGTTTGATGGAACCAATAAGAGACTCTCCTGAAATTTCGGCTGGAAATGGTTTGGAGCTGAATATTACAGATAACTGCTATTCCGAACAGAGGGATGGAAATCGCAATCTTGAAGAAATTGGACTGTTTACATTGGAAGAAGAGAAAGATCATGAAACTTCTGCTCATGCGCGGAAGATTTCCATTGGTGCTGCTTCTCAATTCTATGAAACCCCAGTTCCCATCCAGATGCTTGGACATGAACTTAGGATCAACACTATATCAGGGAATGGGAGGAATGATAAGTGCAGTAAAAGCAAGGTTTTCCTCGGTACAGGATATCAGGGAAACAGAGGAGGGTCCCTTAAGCTGTTTAACTTGTTACAGGCGGACAGCACTGGACCTGACCAATTCGTCCTAGTTGTCTTCATTGATAATAGCCTTCTAAAGATAAAGGATACAAGATTTGTTAATCTGGAACTTATGAGAAGATCTGGTGTGGCACCTGCACTTGGCTTTCCTCCTTGA
- the LOC124648392 gene encoding uncharacterized protein LOC124648392 — MVTLLRQGLMRIGGSVLQRTHHSAVTSPAVAAAPSRKLSSIIEKRARQRHNEQLLEEFKLLKPHQVCWELIKLFPARKVFNLVAIAAATVTLACAGRSVKEAEKKRHQMREEAEQVKGAEKKREQ, encoded by the exons ATGGTGACGCTTCTTCGACAGGGGTTGATGAGGATCGGTGGCTCCGTGCTCCAGCGAACCCATCACTCGGCGGTCACGTCACCGGCGGTTGCTGCCGCGCCAAGCCGCAAGCTCAGTAGTATTATCGAGAag CGTGCTCGTCAGAGGCATAACGAGCAACTTCTGGAGGAATTCAAGCTCCTAAAGCCGCATCAGGTTTGCTG GGAGTTGATAAAGCTTTTTCCCGCAAGAAAAGTATTTAACCTTGTGGCAATTGCAGCTGCAACTGTTACGTTAGCCTGTGCAGGAAGATCAGTGAAGGAGGCTGAGAAGAAGCGCCATCAAATGAGAGAAGAAGCAGAACAAGTGAAGGGGGCAGAGAAGAAGCGAGAGCAGTGA